One Desulfosalsimonas propionicica genomic window carries:
- a CDS encoding AMP-dependent synthetase/ligase, with amino-acid sequence MTQNTISYLFSQKVKQNKDKDALFFKYDQRWQAVSWHEYGSRVDSFAKALIAEGVKPGRKVALIGTNSLEWFIADMAIMTLGAVSVPVYQTSSGEQIEYILRHSESCLFIIEEMEYWRRIEPYMSNLPFVDRIILLKGNSHIGKNKIIDLARFLKNGEKITNDDLAEIRLKIEPDTNATFIYTSGTTGPPKAVMLSHRNCIAAGKNVHLTTQTKTRQRITCSYLPLSHVAERSINLFSPLFNNDTVIYFMRSYNWFAEDLKEIRPTFWAGVPRVWEKLYEGVMKFKAELSPSKRSVFEWAMNVGKEFNWRRYNNEPISVSLYLKHNLAHRLVIDKVLASLGLDRVEITVTGGAPTSREILNFFMSIGIWLQDVYGQTEGHGTTSFCTKDHIRFGSAGKPYPLVNVHIADDGEILIKGDNVAAGYYKDPELTEKTFVDGWLYSGDLGRFDEEGFLWITGRKKDVIITSGGKNITPSKIESYLMDNPLIEHAVVVGDGKKYVTALITIQEENLRQSIQKSDISSDDYGRLLESELIKKKIESHVKEVNQKLSRVEQIKKFQILPEPFSVEGGELTNILKVKRNVIIRKYETRIDELYK; translated from the coding sequence ATGACTCAAAATACCATTAGCTATTTATTCAGTCAGAAGGTTAAGCAGAACAAGGACAAGGATGCATTATTTTTCAAGTATGATCAGCGTTGGCAGGCGGTTTCATGGCATGAATATGGATCACGAGTTGATTCATTCGCCAAAGCACTAATCGCAGAAGGGGTAAAACCAGGGCGAAAAGTTGCTTTGATTGGCACAAATTCCCTCGAATGGTTTATTGCGGATATGGCCATTATGACTTTAGGCGCCGTCTCTGTGCCGGTGTATCAAACAAGTAGCGGGGAGCAGATTGAATATATTTTGAGACACTCCGAAAGCTGCCTATTTATTATTGAGGAAATGGAGTATTGGAGGCGAATAGAACCCTACATGAGCAACCTCCCTTTTGTAGATCGCATTATACTCCTGAAAGGAAACTCACACATTGGCAAAAATAAAATTATTGATCTTGCTAGATTTCTTAAAAATGGTGAAAAGATTACAAACGATGATTTGGCTGAAATTCGGCTGAAAATCGAGCCTGATACGAATGCTACATTTATCTATACCTCAGGAACAACGGGGCCGCCAAAAGCAGTCATGCTAAGCCACAGAAATTGCATCGCTGCCGGTAAAAATGTTCATTTGACCACCCAAACAAAGACTCGGCAGAGAATCACCTGTTCATACTTGCCATTATCACATGTAGCTGAACGTTCCATCAATCTTTTTTCCCCGCTTTTCAATAATGATACGGTCATTTATTTTATGAGGAGTTATAATTGGTTTGCCGAGGACCTAAAGGAAATAAGGCCGACATTTTGGGCAGGAGTGCCGCGGGTATGGGAAAAGCTGTATGAAGGGGTGATGAAATTCAAAGCTGAGCTTTCCCCCTCTAAACGATCGGTTTTCGAATGGGCCATGAATGTCGGAAAGGAATTCAATTGGCGACGATACAATAATGAACCTATAAGTGTCAGCCTTTATCTAAAGCATAATTTGGCACATCGCCTGGTGATAGATAAGGTTTTGGCATCTCTTGGCCTGGACCGTGTCGAGATTACAGTTACAGGCGGGGCGCCTACATCAAGAGAAATCCTTAACTTCTTCATGTCTATCGGAATCTGGCTGCAGGACGTATACGGCCAGACGGAAGGTCATGGAACGACCAGTTTCTGTACCAAAGATCATATCCGGTTCGGCTCAGCAGGTAAACCCTATCCACTGGTTAATGTCCATATTGCTGACGATGGTGAGATACTGATTAAGGGCGACAACGTGGCTGCAGGATACTATAAAGACCCCGAATTAACTGAAAAGACATTTGTTGATGGATGGCTGTACTCAGGAGATCTGGGCCGTTTTGATGAGGAAGGATTTTTATGGATCACCGGAAGAAAGAAAGACGTCATCATTACCTCAGGTGGCAAGAATATTACCCCTTCAAAAATAGAATCTTATCTCATGGATAATCCTCTTATAGAACATGCTGTGGTGGTTGGGGATGGCAAGAAGTACGTTACAGCGCTGATCACGATACAGGAAGAAAATCTTAGGCAAAGTATCCAAAAATCAGACATCAGCAGTGATGATTACGGGCGCTTGTTGGAATCGGAATTAATAAAGAAAAAGATCGAATCACATGTCAAAGAGGTCAATCAGAAATTGTCTCGCGTAGAACAGATAAAAAAATTTCAAATTTTGCCCGAACCCTTTTCCGTTGAAGGGGGAGAACTGACAAATATCTTAAAAGTCAAACGAAATGTTATCATCCGCAAATATGAAACAAGAATTGATGAACTCTATAAATAA
- a CDS encoding SDR family NAD(P)-dependent oxidoreductase, protein MLPLKGKVALVTGASRGLGEAIALCLGKAGANVAVTDLLIEGDADRISNDETFGQLTRHFLETGQINTKATADQIRQRGRNSFAFPLDVSKPDKIREAVDQIEKTLGTVDILVNNAGIMGNFGFIEKQDPEGWDTTLKVNLSGSFYCAQAVWHGMQKNKWGRIINISSITGQMGAYAQPAYGASKAGLIGLTRSLALEGARYGITVNALVPGLIDTKAIRVLSGENVEGYAKKRIPMQRLGRPDEVAQAVLFLASEMSSYITGASIPVTGGIDLMQV, encoded by the coding sequence ATGCTACCGCTAAAAGGAAAGGTGGCGCTTGTTACAGGTGCATCCCGAGGTCTGGGCGAAGCTATTGCCCTTTGCCTCGGTAAGGCCGGGGCTAACGTTGCGGTAACAGATCTCTTGATTGAGGGCGATGCCGACAGAATTTCAAATGACGAAACGTTTGGGCAGTTGACCCGGCATTTTTTAGAAACGGGGCAAATTAATACTAAGGCAACTGCAGATCAGATTCGGCAAAGGGGTAGGAACAGTTTCGCATTTCCGTTGGATGTGTCAAAGCCCGATAAGATTCGAGAAGCCGTTGATCAAATAGAAAAGACATTGGGAACTGTAGATATTTTAGTTAACAATGCAGGCATCATGGGTAACTTCGGCTTTATTGAAAAGCAGGATCCGGAAGGCTGGGACACAACTTTAAAGGTCAATCTATCTGGTTCGTTTTATTGTGCCCAGGCTGTCTGGCACGGTATGCAGAAAAATAAGTGGGGCAGAATTATAAATATTTCATCAATTACGGGTCAAATGGGGGCTTACGCGCAGCCCGCTTATGGAGCTTCCAAGGCAGGTCTCATTGGACTCACTCGAAGTCTTGCTCTTGAAGGAGCCAGATATGGCATTACCGTGAATGCATTGGTCCCCGGTCTGATTGACACCAAAGCGATAAGGGTTCTATCAGGTGAGAACGTAGAAGGGTATGCCAAAAAGCGAATTCCGATGCAAAGACTTGGCAGGCCTGATGAAGTAGCACAGGCAGTCCTTTTTCTGGCATCTGAAATGAGTAGTTACATTACCGGGGCTTCTATACCGGTAACTGGAGGTATTGATTTGATGCAGGTCTGA
- a CDS encoding FAS1-like dehydratase domain-containing protein, giving the protein MVKKEMSGQKLSEFEFPVEKGKIKEFANAICDPNPIYYESEYARSKGFADVLMPPTFPVSFTFHLPSENFVLEATKNLGMDVGKSVHGEIEFIYERPVCAGEKLRGEISIGKIYEKKSKHGGTMSFVEMVIEYFDSEYRRVVVGKNVFIDQS; this is encoded by the coding sequence ATGGTCAAAAAAGAAATGTCCGGACAAAAGTTATCAGAGTTCGAATTTCCGGTTGAAAAGGGCAAAATTAAAGAGTTTGCCAATGCGATCTGTGATCCGAATCCCATCTATTATGAAAGTGAATACGCACGCTCAAAAGGATTTGCAGATGTTCTTATGCCTCCGACTTTCCCGGTTTCTTTTACTTTCCATCTACCGTCAGAGAACTTTGTCCTGGAAGCGACAAAGAATTTAGGAATGGATGTAGGAAAGAGCGTGCATGGGGAGATTGAATTCATTTATGAAAGGCCCGTCTGTGCAGGCGAAAAGCTGAGAGGGGAAATCAGTATAGGAAAAATTTACGAAAAGAAAAGCAAACATGGCGGAACCATGAGCTTCGTGGAGATGGTTATCGAGTATTTCGATTCTGAATACAGACGGGTTGTTGTGGGTAAAAATGTCTTCATCGATCAAAGTTAA
- a CDS encoding MaoC/PaaZ C-terminal domain-containing protein, producing the protein MNANAQRYFEDVKDSETLPSFEIIISRTHIIKYVGAGGDFQPIHHDEEFAKSIGLPSIFANGLMHGGMLTRVITDWAGDGVIKRYKLRFTGIVWPKDTLTFLGNVRKKYQENGENLVDCTLMVKNQKGENTIEGEATVSLPTKQKAQQVKEI; encoded by the coding sequence ATGAATGCAAATGCACAAAGGTATTTTGAAGATGTCAAAGACTCCGAAACTTTACCATCTTTTGAGATCATCATCTCACGAACACATATCATCAAATATGTTGGTGCCGGAGGAGACTTTCAACCGATTCACCACGACGAAGAATTCGCAAAATCAATCGGCCTACCGTCCATATTTGCAAACGGTTTGATGCATGGCGGCATGCTGACCCGCGTCATTACGGATTGGGCAGGCGACGGCGTCATTAAAAGATACAAACTGAGATTTACAGGCATTGTTTGGCCCAAGGACACCCTGACGTTTTTGGGGAATGTCCGTAAGAAATATCAGGAAAATGGCGAAAATCTAGTGGATTGCACACTGATGGTTAAGAACCAAAAAGGTGAAAACACCATTGAAGGCGAGGCAACTGTTTCCTTGCCCACAAAACAAAAAGCACAACAGGTAAAGGAAATTTGA
- a CDS encoding acyl-CoA dehydrogenase family protein: MDFRLSREQEMFRKSVEEFARKEILPDVNERAAKTGFSAEIWKKIADYGLTGLSIPEAYGGDGADATTTVTAMTALTRASGDIGLSVVWGSHMLLTAMPIADLGTKEQKEKYLPRMAKGEWIGGFALTESDAGSDATGLQTTAENKGDFYLVNGSKTFISNAPIADVFVVFASTDISNRAGGISLFIVEKDTPGLQIGKPLEKYGNHDSPTGELFFDNCRVPSKNLLGQENGGFEAMLFSLGWERLAFAPYIGIMEFDLKMSIEYAKTRKQFGRPIGKFQLVQAMLAEMKMDIEASRLLVYQLAWKKDKGEDISMDAAIAKTFITEAAYRVADKAVQIHGGNGCMVEYPVGRSLWGAKMGTIGGGTSQMQRTIISRFLTGL; encoded by the coding sequence ATGGATTTCAGACTGAGCAGAGAACAGGAGATGTTTCGAAAATCCGTTGAAGAATTCGCTCGTAAAGAGATTCTGCCGGATGTCAACGAACGAGCTGCCAAAACAGGCTTCTCCGCAGAAATATGGAAAAAAATAGCTGACTATGGATTAACCGGTCTCAGCATTCCGGAAGCCTACGGGGGAGATGGTGCTGATGCGACAACGACAGTGACCGCAATGACAGCGTTGACTCGTGCAAGCGGAGACATTGGCCTTAGCGTTGTTTGGGGAAGCCATATGCTACTTACCGCCATGCCGATTGCGGATTTAGGCACTAAAGAACAAAAAGAGAAATACTTACCGCGCATGGCCAAAGGAGAATGGATCGGCGGATTTGCTTTGACCGAGTCAGATGCCGGTTCAGATGCCACCGGACTTCAGACGACTGCTGAAAACAAAGGGGACTTTTACCTTGTAAACGGCTCAAAGACATTTATTTCGAATGCCCCCATTGCTGATGTGTTTGTTGTCTTTGCGTCCACGGACATTTCCAATCGGGCAGGCGGTATTTCATTGTTCATTGTCGAAAAAGATACTCCGGGATTACAAATCGGCAAACCTTTAGAAAAATACGGAAACCATGATTCACCTACCGGCGAATTATTCTTCGACAACTGCAGAGTCCCTAGTAAAAATCTCCTGGGCCAAGAGAACGGGGGATTTGAGGCCATGCTGTTTTCACTGGGGTGGGAACGGCTGGCATTTGCCCCATACATCGGCATCATGGAATTCGATCTTAAGATGAGCATTGAATATGCAAAAACGAGAAAACAGTTTGGCCGTCCCATCGGGAAATTTCAGCTTGTGCAGGCCATGCTGGCAGAGATGAAGATGGATATCGAGGCCTCCCGTCTCCTGGTTTATCAATTGGCTTGGAAAAAGGATAAAGGAGAAGATATCTCGATGGATGCCGCCATTGCAAAAACATTTATCACCGAAGCTGCCTACCGTGTTGCTGACAAAGCCGTTCAAATCCACGGCGGTAATGGTTGCATGGTGGAGTATCCGGTTGGCCGCAGTCTCTGGGGGGCAAAAATGGGGACTATTGGCGGAGGAACCTCTCAAATGCAGCGAACGATCATTAGCAGATTCTTAACCGGCTTATAA
- a CDS encoding thiolase family protein: MKSISGKTAIVGIGEVPTGHFPDRSFIKAAVDVCEMAITDAGIPKQDIDTVIPIGVVSNPLDNTNVICSWLVEELGLGKTAKSNFQVMSGGSSSANSLKVASALVAAGLSKAVLVVHCDRMGTGLDLSAAISMFSKASINQEYEMPYGFSQLALAGFLQQRYMYETGTTERQIASVVESLRKWAALNPNAMLRKPKTADEILQSKMISSPVRKKMMNILADGAAAFIVTSSEYARDLTDTPAYVLGIGSRCTSFTVTAQPHFDCWQPAVDGAYHMAGIGPGDIDVAEIYDAFPTFILISMELLGLCEKGKAGKFVEDGNTSPGGRLPVSTNGAMMAQGHTGAGGGMAILVEAARQIMGKAGERQVQNANIAIETASGGIGMDFHVGVLGKEGQ, translated from the coding sequence ATGAAAAGCATAAGCGGAAAAACAGCCATTGTGGGCATTGGCGAAGTGCCGACCGGCCATTTCCCGGATAGATCGTTTATCAAAGCGGCAGTAGATGTTTGTGAGATGGCCATCACTGATGCCGGCATTCCGAAACAAGACATCGACACGGTCATTCCAATCGGCGTGGTAAGCAATCCCCTGGACAATACAAATGTTATTTGTTCATGGCTTGTTGAAGAATTGGGGCTCGGTAAAACCGCCAAAAGCAATTTTCAGGTTATGTCAGGTGGATCGAGTTCCGCGAATTCCCTGAAAGTAGCAAGTGCCCTGGTGGCAGCAGGTCTGTCAAAAGCAGTCCTGGTGGTTCATTGCGATCGTATGGGCACAGGCCTTGATTTAAGCGCAGCAATTTCCATGTTTTCAAAAGCCTCGATCAATCAGGAATATGAAATGCCGTACGGCTTCAGCCAGCTCGCTTTGGCCGGCTTTCTCCAACAGCGGTATATGTACGAGACAGGCACGACGGAAAGACAGATTGCCAGTGTTGTAGAATCCCTCCGAAAATGGGCTGCATTGAACCCGAATGCCATGCTCCGGAAACCCAAAACAGCTGATGAAATTTTGCAGTCAAAAATGATTTCTTCTCCGGTCAGGAAGAAGATGATGAATATCCTTGCGGACGGGGCGGCCGCTTTTATTGTCACCAGCTCGGAATACGCCCGGGACTTAACCGATACTCCGGCATATGTTCTTGGGATCGGTTCCCGGTGCACCAGTTTTACCGTAACCGCCCAGCCGCATTTTGACTGCTGGCAACCTGCTGTTGATGGTGCATACCATATGGCCGGTATCGGTCCCGGTGATATTGATGTGGCAGAAATTTATGACGCATTCCCCACCTTTATTCTGATTTCTATGGAATTGCTGGGGCTTTGTGAAAAAGGAAAAGCCGGCAAATTCGTAGAAGACGGGAATACTTCTCCCGGCGGCAGGCTGCCGGTTTCCACTAACGGCGCCATGATGGCTCAAGGGCATACCGGTGCCGGAGGTGGGATGGCTATTTTGGTTGAGGCTGCAAGGCAGATTATGGGCAAGGCGGGGGAAAGAC